From Thermodesulfovibrionales bacterium, one genomic window encodes:
- a CDS encoding FmdE family protein codes for MERGGFNLLLEESVKIHGHLCPGQVLGVRMSLLGLRGAGISDPKGTDRKNLMVFVEMDRCATDAIQSVTGCTLGHRTMKFLDYGKMAATFVNLKTGMSIRVIAKEGTRDRARERFPGIDNKYLAQLEAYKMMADEDLFDVMEVDVPLNPEDMPGRPLRRVKCDLCGEWVQDMRETRQGGRVVCRACADGGYYTARSHFLSASVMQKSHNGIEIRSKLWIEVDGEPVFGRGREFLLRAIDAHGSISQAAKEIGISYRKAWSYIKSMEERLDMKLVERKAGGRNGGGASLTKEARDLLGRYRMMDEGIRDVVDAKFRRLFR; via the coding sequence ATGGAAAGAGGAGGGTTTAATCTGCTGCTTGAGGAATCGGTGAAAATCCATGGCCACCTCTGTCCGGGGCAGGTGCTTGGGGTGAGGATGTCGCTCCTTGGCCTCAGGGGAGCCGGCATCAGCGATCCGAAGGGGACTGACAGGAAGAACCTTATGGTCTTTGTCGAGATGGACAGATGCGCCACTGATGCAATTCAGTCTGTAACGGGCTGCACTCTCGGTCACAGGACGATGAAGTTTCTTGACTATGGAAAGATGGCGGCGACCTTCGTAAATCTCAAGACAGGGATGAGTATAAGGGTCATCGCAAAGGAGGGCACGAGAGATCGGGCGAGGGAGCGTTTCCCCGGGATCGACAATAAATACCTGGCGCAACTTGAGGCATACAAAATGATGGCTGACGAAGATCTCTTCGACGTAATGGAGGTGGACGTCCCACTGAACCCTGAGGATATGCCGGGAAGACCCCTTAGGCGGGTAAAATGCGACCTCTGCGGGGAATGGGTCCAGGATATGAGAGAGACCCGTCAAGGTGGAAGGGTTGTCTGCAGGGCCTGCGCAGATGGCGGATACTACACTGCAAGGAGTCATTTTTTATCGGCCTCCGTTATGCAGAAAAGTCATAACGGCATCGAAATCAGGTCAAAATTGTGGATTGAAGTTGATGGTGAGCCGGTCTTCGGACGGGGCAGAGAGTTCTTGCTCCGGGCAATCGACGCCCATGGTTCCATCAGCCAGGCTGCCAAAGAGATCGGTATCTCCTACCGGAAGGCATGGAGTTATATCAAGTCAATGGAAGAACGGCTCGATATGAAATTGGTTGAGCGAAAGGCAGGCGGCAGAAATGGTGGAGGAGCTTCGCTGACGAAGGAGGCGAGAGATCTTCTCGGAAGGTATAGAATGATGGATGAAGGCATACGGGATGTTGTTGATGCCAAATTCAGGAGACTCTTCCGTTGA
- a CDS encoding molybdopterin-binding protein has protein sequence MCDTHSGEGKMKAGIMTIPLHEAVGKVLAHDITEIRKDEFKGRAFKRGQIVREEDICYLQRLGKEHLFILTLSDDEMHEDDAARLLASALMGRGVEIQGEPKEGKINIVAAKDGLLKVNKDLLLEFNMLGDAMCATMHNNTVVTKGRIVAGTRAIPLVLKKRIVEEAVSVARKGQGIIEVKEMRRPRAGVVITGNEVYHGRIKDAFAPVVEKKIRDFDGEVVGIYYAPDDEGFIEARLRELLSAGADLLITTGGMSVDPDDVTRFAVRRLGAVGMTYGSAVLPGAMFLIAYVPVAPSADKTSPLPQQGSSEFSDSCSAGLIPLLGIPACGMYHKTTVFDLILPRVLASEWIGRRELAELGHGGLCLDCGECTFPVCPFGT, from the coding sequence ATGTGTGACACCCATTCCGGCGAAGGCAAGATGAAGGCAGGCATCATGACCATTCCGCTCCATGAGGCGGTGGGGAAGGTTCTGGCACACGATATCACGGAAATAAGGAAGGATGAATTCAAGGGCAGGGCCTTCAAGAGAGGGCAGATTGTCAGGGAGGAGGATATCTGCTACCTTCAGAGACTCGGGAAGGAACACCTTTTTATTTTGACGCTCTCCGATGACGAGATGCATGAAGACGACGCGGCCCGTTTGCTCGCATCTGCACTCATGGGGCGCGGCGTCGAAATCCAGGGAGAACCGAAGGAAGGAAAAATCAACATCGTTGCAGCGAAGGACGGTCTCCTGAAGGTTAACAAGGACCTTCTCCTTGAGTTCAACATGCTCGGCGACGCAATGTGTGCTACGATGCATAATAATACCGTTGTTACGAAAGGCCGGATCGTTGCAGGGACAAGAGCCATTCCCCTCGTGCTCAAGAAAAGGATCGTTGAGGAGGCTGTCTCAGTGGCACGAAAGGGACAAGGCATCATCGAAGTGAAAGAAATGAGGAGACCGAGGGCAGGCGTCGTCATTACAGGGAACGAAGTCTATCACGGAAGAATCAAGGATGCCTTTGCGCCGGTCGTCGAGAAGAAGATAAGAGACTTCGACGGCGAGGTTGTCGGGATTTACTATGCCCCGGATGATGAGGGGTTTATCGAGGCAAGATTAAGGGAATTGCTGTCTGCAGGCGCAGACCTTCTCATCACGACAGGAGGAATGTCCGTTGACCCCGACGACGTTACACGTTTTGCTGTGAGGAGACTCGGTGCGGTTGGCATGACCTATGGCTCTGCGGTTCTGCCGGGGGCCATGTTCCTGATAGCATATGTGCCGGTTGCGCCTTCAGCAGACAAGACTTCTCCATTGCCACAACAAGGAAGCTCTGAATTTTCGGACTCCTGCTCCGCAGGGCTCATCCCTTTGCTTGGCATCCCGGCGTGCGGCATGTACCATAAGACCACGGTCTTCGATCTTATCCTTCCTAGGGTGCTCGCGAGTGAATGGATAGGGAGGAGAGAGCTTGCGGAACTCGGCCATGGAGGGCTCTGTCTCGATTGCGGGGAATGCACGTTCCCTGTTTGCCCTTTCGGAACGTAA